The proteins below are encoded in one region of Podarcis raffonei isolate rPodRaf1 chromosome 8, rPodRaf1.pri, whole genome shotgun sequence:
- the LOC128418434 gene encoding interferon-inducible GTPase 5-like — translation MDPAKTIETLKKDLAEVKSALEKKPFEAVSAEAQQQSNLLNNITLAIAITGRSGAGKSSFVNALRGMKDRGEGAALTGVTETTMVPQEYSHPTFPNFKIWDLPGIGTAKFSAKEYLTKVNFNDYDFFIIVSSGRFTEDDTNLALEIQKNKKKFYYVRSKVDIDIENDRRSKGIDVGDTHEMMQSEKETLDAVRKDSYDNLKALGVSSPRVFLISRWDLSKYDFPLLQETIEQEQDEIKRDVLIMCLPILTKDSIKKKKAAMESLIWKKAIASCTVGLIPLPFLSFGFDIGIVVTTMSHICKVFGLDENSLNILANRVGKPVEELKSVIEHTPSTGKITTEFVMDILKRSAMWGAITVVEAVLDFIPLLGSLYGGGSSFATTFYLLKNFLENAVKDAEKVQAKAAEPKKPK, via the coding sequence ATGGATCCTGCCAAAACAATAGAAACCTTAAAAAAAGACCTTGCTGAAGTGAAGTCTGCTTTGGAGAAAAAACCATTTGAAGCTGTTTCAGCTGAAGCTCAACAGCAGTCAAATTTATTAAATAACATCACATTGGCAATTGCCATCACAGGAAGATCAGGTGCTGGGAAATCATCTTTTGTCAATGCCCTGCGAGGAATGAAAGATCGTGGAGAGGGTGCAGCTCTGACTGGGGTGACAGAAACAACAATGGTGCCACAAGAATATTCACACCCCACATTCCCCAATTTCAAAATTTGGGATCTACCAGGAATTGGAACAGCTAAATTTAGTGCAAAGGAATACCTAACAAAGGTCAATTTCAACGATTATGATTTTTTCATCATCGTCTCCTCAGGACGCTTCACTGAGGATGACACCAACTTGGCTCTTGAGATccagaaaaataagaagaaattcTACTATGTGCGCAGCAAAGTGGATATCGATATAGAGAATGACAGGCGGTCAAAAGGCATCGATGTGGGGGACACCCATGAGATGATGCAGTCTGAGAAGGAAACTCTTGACGCTGTACGGAAAGATAGCTATGATAATTTGAAGGCGTTAGGTGTGTCTTCTCCAAGAGTCTTTCTAATATCAAGGTGGGATTTGAGCAAGTATGATTTCCCCCTCCTTCAAGAGACCATTGAACAGGAACAGGATGAAATCAAGAGAGATGTTTTAATTATGTGTCTTCCGATTTTAACAAAAGatagcattaaaaagaaaaaggctgcTATGGAGAGCCTGATATGGAAAAAAGCCATAGCGAGTTGTACTGTTGGGTTGATTCCTCTCCCATTCCTCTCATTTGGTTTTGACATTGGCATTGTGGTTACAACTATGAGCCATATCTGCAAAGTTTTTGGCTTGGATGAAAATTCCCTCAATATACTAGCAAATCGTGTGGGGAAACCTGTAGAGGAGTTGAAATCTGTTATTGAACATACGCCAAGCACCGGTAAGATCACGACAGAATTTGTCATGGATATCTTGAAGAGGTCAGCAATGTGGGGAGCAATCACAGTGGTAGAGGCGGTTCTGGATTTCATACCTCTGTTGGGGTCTCTCTATGGTGGGGGCAGTTCTTTTGCTACCACATTCTACTTGCTGAAGAATTTCCTGGAAAACGCTGTGAAAGATGCAGAGAAAGTTCAGGCAAAGGCTGCTGAGCCTAAGAAACCCAAGTAA